In one Bacillota bacterium genomic region, the following are encoded:
- a CDS encoding leucine-rich repeat domain-containing protein translates to MKIKVLVFTLAFLLICGCTAGNKQTDIDDHTKPDMPGNEEETVVIFTCPELERIVREELFMPEGDILSTDMQMLYEIRIKEDNVKDLNGLEYATNLYSLSINKNDIESLEPISNINSLTYITISYSEIEQQPVHLGELPSLIRLSIIDSNISEIDFLENFTALEELTLSSNYIENIDALSDLHNLRQVNLARNNISSIEALENKKSLEVLDLQSNNVSDISVLASAERLYNLTLSYNPVYNLKPLENLANLQELRIYLDHDVKHLIFDHVAILEGKGIEIAYHR, encoded by the coding sequence CTGGCAACAAGCAAACAGATATAGACGATCATACTAAACCTGACATGCCCGGGAACGAAGAAGAAACAGTCGTCATTTTTACCTGTCCAGAGCTGGAGCGAATTGTCAGAGAGGAACTGTTTATGCCCGAAGGCGACATCCTGTCCACAGACATGCAAATGCTCTATGAAATACGCATTAAAGAAGACAACGTCAAAGACCTTAATGGCCTGGAATATGCCACCAATCTCTACAGTCTTTCCATCAACAAAAACGATATCGAGTCGCTAGAGCCAATCAGCAACATCAACTCCCTGACCTATATCACAATCTCATACTCGGAAATTGAACAGCAGCCTGTGCACTTAGGGGAGTTACCAAGTTTAATCCGCTTGAGCATCATCGACTCGAACATTAGCGAGATAGATTTCCTAGAAAACTTTACTGCCCTTGAGGAATTAACCCTGAGCAGTAACTACATCGAAAATATCGACGCGCTTTCCGACCTGCACAACCTAAGACAAGTAAATCTCGCCCGCAACAACATCAGTTCGATTGAAGCCCTAGAAAATAAAAAATCCCTGGAAGTCCTCGACCTACAAAGTAACAATGTGTCAGATATTTCCGTCCTGGCCAGCGCCGAACGATTATACAACCTCACCCTGTCCTACAACCCGGTATATAATCTCAAACCATTGGAAAACCTGGCCAACCTACAAGAACTGAGAATTTACCTGGACCACGATGTCAAACATCTAATCTTTGACCACGTAGCAATCCTAGAAGGCAAAGGTATAGAAATTGCCTATCACCGATAA